A genomic segment from Aspergillus puulaauensis MK2 DNA, chromosome 1, nearly complete sequence encodes:
- a CDS encoding uncharacterized protein (COG:S;~EggNog:ENOG410PQYU;~SECRETED:SignalP(1-23);~TransMembrane:1 (n8-19c27/28o299-324i)): MTIQGRSILSGALIASCLSQISAAGRADGYTHGQPMPVTCLNRTIDSGEHITDDLGKLQFIPFPTCKETSAPLAFRYGASESVNCTIDSLPDELYHLLEYYVHSDVPMTCRVPTAPLSPTGFGSTPDTKAEDEKKQSESEGEEGSDKIENKNTIAVLDDEGPPYTPITFAIQGTLQKSHLHIWTDMNVLAHNIPQLPEKMKAKKGTTKQGYIVAGTAYSVPEFEYSLLHGKGKKDDGEKSDEEKEASAVAEAAREPWTAGHGTKVIRGEPLTFTFHVSWIEGGRGIGWPGRDNSSSSSVFGWLFSKMFFFGIAASVGALAALYWERNGNGMRRRAWKGDGILGVPALGKGAVGVSFGNGGKANGYGGYSAGSLGGGYGGFSTGKRD; the protein is encoded by the exons ATGACCATCCAGGGACGAAGCATTCTTTCCGGCGCCCTGATCGCCTCGTGCTTGTCTCAAATTTCGGCTGCGGGGAGAGCTGATGGCTATACACACGGGCAGCCAATGCCAGTGACCTGCTTGAATCGGACAAT CGACTCCGGCGAACAT ATAACGGACGACCTGGGAAAACTCCAATTCATCCCCTTCCCAACATGCAAAGAGACCTCCGCGCCACTCGCCTTCCGCTACGGCGCCTCCGAATCAGTCAATTGCACCATCGACTCCCTCCCCGATGAGCTCTACCACCTCCTCGAATATTACGTCCACTCTGATGTGCCCATGACATGCCGTGTGCCGACGGCACCCCTATCCCCAACGGGCTTTGGCTCTACGCCCGACACGAAGGCcgaagacgagaagaaacagtcggagtcggagggggaagaagggagcGATAAAATTGAGAACAAGAATACCATTGCCGTACTGGATGATGAGGGCCCACCGTACACACCTATTACATTTGCGATTCAGGGGACGCTGCAGAAGAGTCACTTGCATATTTGGACGGATATGAATGTGCTTGCGCACAACATCCCGCAGTTGCctgagaagatgaaggcgaagaagggcaCGACGAAGCAGGGTTATATCGTTGCGGGTACGGCATATTCTGTTCCGGAATTTGAGTACTCGCTTCTACAcgggaaggggaagaaggacgaTGGGGAAAAGtcagacgaggagaaggaagcttctgctgttgctgaggcgGCGCGCGAACCTTGGACTGCTGGGCATGGCACCAAGGTTATTCGTGGAGAGCCGTTGACCTTTACGTTCCATGTTAGTTGGATTGAAGGTGGTAGGGGGATTGGGTGGCCTGGGCGTGACAactcctcttcgtcctctgtATTCGGATGGCTTTTCTCAAagatgttcttcttcgggaTTGCTGCGTCGGTTGGGGCGTTGGCTGCGCTTTATTGGGAACGAAATGGGAACGGGATGAGACGGCGTGCGTGGAAGGGAGATGGGATTTTGGGGGTGCCGGCTCTTGGGAAGGGCGCTGTTGGGGTTTCGTTTGGGAATGGAGGCAAGGCAAATGGGTATGGAGGATACTCGGCTGGTAGCTTGGGAGGTGGATATGGGGGATTCTCTACTGGGAAGAGGGATTAA
- a CDS encoding class I SAM-dependent methyltransferase (COG:S;~EggNog:ENOG410PHVH;~InterPro:IPR029063,IPR003788,IPR038375;~PFAM:PF02636), translating to MNPSTRRILSQFTRQSTHRRLNAQSRRWNSAFATREWSTPLAHTLANAIKTTGPISIAAFMRQVLTSPEGGYYTTKPEGGGEVFGKRGDFVTSPEISQVFGELVGIWTIAEWMAQGGKKGGVQLMEIGPGKGTLMDDMLRTFRNFKPFTSSLEAIYLVEASPTLREVQKRLLCGDSAMEETEIGHRSTSKYFDVPVVWVEDIRLLPHEENKTPFIFAHEFFDALPIHAFESIPPAPENQPQEQEIMTPTGPTKLNQPLKAANTPQWREIMVTLNPKAVDEDIKDEPEFKLTLAKASTPSSLVIPELSERYRALKSQPGSAIEISPESRIYASDIARRIGGSSQPPRTASKRDAPTAAAIAKRNPSGAALIMDYGTLSTIPINSLRGIQNHKNVPALSSPGLIDVSADVDFTSLAEAAIEASEGVEVHGPVEQGHFLQAMGISERMQQLLSTVKDTEKRKVLETGWQRLVERGGGSMGKLYKVMAIIPENSGQRRPVGFGGGVPV from the exons ATGAACCCTAGCACACGGCGCATACTGAGCCAATTTACGAGGCAAAGCACACATCGGAGACTCAATGCTCAGTCACGACGATGGAATTCTGCGTTCGCGACTAGAGAGTGGTCTACGCCACTCGCGCACACCTTGGCCAATGCGATTAAAACGACGGGGCCGATATCAATCGCCGCATTTATGCGCCAGGTACTCACATCGCCGGAGGGAGGGTATTATACCACGAAACCGGAGGGTGGGGGAGAGGTGTTCGGCAAAAGGGGCGACTTTGTGACATCTCCAGAGATCTCTCAGGTGTTTGGAGAACTAGTGGGGATATGGACAATTGCGGAATGGATGGCACAGGGCGGGAAGAAGGGCGGAGTGCAACTCATGGAGATTGGGCCGGGAAAGGGAACGCTAATGGATGATATGTTGCGG ACGTTCCGCAACTTCAAGCCGTTCACGTCAAGCCTCGAGGCTATCTATCTTGTCGAAGCAAGCCCTACGCTGAGGGAAGTCCAGAAACGGCTACTCTGCGGCGATTCAGCCATGGAGGAGACAGAAATCGGGCATCGGAGCACAAGCAAGTATTTTGATGTGCCTGTGGTCTGGGTAGAAGACATTCGATTGTTGCCTCATG AGGAAAACAAGACACCATTCATCTTCGCCCATGAATTCTTCGATGCACTTCCAATCCATGCCTTTGAGTCAATTCCGCCTGCACCAGAAAACCAGCCGCAAGAACAAGAGATCATGACGCCTACCGGTCCTACGAAACTCAACCAGCCGCTCAAGGCCGCAAACACGCCTCAATGGCGCGAGATCATGGTCACTCTAAACCCGAAAGCGGTTGATGAGGACATAAAGGACGAGCCAGAATTTAAACTAACTCTAGCAAAAGCATCTACCCCTTCTTCCCTCGTTATCCCCGAACTCTCCGAGCGATACCGCGCTCTCAAATCCCAGCCTGGTTCGGCTATCGAAATTAGTCCAGAGAGCCGTATTTACGCCTCAGACATTGCGCGCCGCATTGGCGGCTCGTCACAGCCTCCACGGACCGCATCTAAACGAGATGCACCTACAGCCGCGGCTATCGCGAAGCGCAACCCCTCCGGCGCTGCCTTGATTATGGACTACGGAACCCTGTCGACGATTCCGATCAACTCCCTCCGTGGCATCCAAAACCATAAAAACGTTCCGGCACTCTCCTCCCCTGGTCTCATTGATGTCAGTGCCGATGTAGACTTCACATCGCTCGCAGAGGCAGCCATTGAAGCTAGTGAGGGTGTTGAGGTCCACGGACCTGTTGAGCAGGGTCACTTCTTACAGGCTATGGGTATATCCGAGCGGATGCAGCAGCTCCTTAGTACCGTCAAGGATACAGAGAAGCGCAAGGTCTTGGAGACTGGGTGGCAGCGACTTGTTGAGAGAGGCGGTGGCAGCATGGGCAAGTTATACAAGGTGATGGCTATCATCCCGGAGAATAGTGGTCAACGTCGGCCAGTCGGGTTTGGGGGAGGTGTCCCAGTATAA
- the PGI1 gene encoding glucose-6-phosphate isomerase (BUSCO:EOG09261RWJ;~COG:G;~EggNog:ENOG410PF7S;~InterPro:IPR035476,IPR035482,IPR018189,IPR001672, IPR023096;~PFAM:PF00342;~go_function: GO:0004347 - glucose-6-phosphate isomerase activity [Evidence IEA];~go_process: GO:0006094 - gluconeogenesis [Evidence IEA];~go_process: GO:0006096 - glycolytic process [Evidence IEA]) encodes MPSFSQAAELPAWKELQEHHSSVGRNIVLKECFEKDPQRFEKFSRSFENTIDKNQILFDFSKNFLTEETLNLLVKLAKEAGVEELRDQMFAGEPINFTENRAVYHAALRNVSNEEMKVEGKSVVEDVNSVLDHMKEFTEQVRSGEWKGYSGKKINTIINIGIGGSDLGPVMVTEALKPYGHPDLTLHFVSNIDGTHIAEALKNSDPETTLFLIASKTFTTAETTTNANSAKTWFLEKAKDESHIAKHFVALSTNAEEVSKFGIDTKNMFGFESWVGGRYSVWSAIGLSVALYIGFDNFHQFLAGANAMDTHFRKTPLEKNIPVLGGLLSVWYSDFFGAQTHLVAPFDQYLHRFPAYLQQLSMESNGKAITRTGEYVKYTTGPILFGEPATNAQHSFFQLLHQGTKLIPSDFIMAAESHNPVENGKHQRMLASNFLAQSEALMVGKTPEQVKAEGAPENLVPHKTFLGNRPTTSILAQKITPAALGALITYYEHVTFTEGAIWNINSFDQWGVELGKVLAKKIQKELETAGDGGDHDSSTSGLLLAFKKKAKLA; translated from the exons ATGCCGTCCTTTTCCCAAGCCGCCGAGCTTCCCGCCTGGAAGGAGCTCCAGGAGCACCATAGCTCCGTGGGCCGCAACATCGTGCTCAAGGAGTGCTTCGAAAAGGACCCCCAGCGTTTCGAGAAGTTCAGCCGTTCTTTCGAGAACACTATCGACAAAAACCAGATCCTATTCGATTTCTCCAAGAACTTCCTCACCGAGGAAACCCTTAACCTCCTGGTTAAGCTGGCCAAGGAAGCCGGTGTTGAGGAGCTCCGCGATCAGATGTTCGCTGGTGAGCCTATCAACTTCACCGAGAACCGTGCTGTATACCACGCCGCTCTTCGCAATGTCTCCAACGAGGAAATGAAGGTTGAGGGCAAAAgtgttgttgaggatgtCAACTCTGTCCTCGACCACATGAAGGAGTTCACTGAGCAGGTGAGGAGCGGTGAATGGAAGGGCTACTCGggcaagaagatcaacaCAATTATCAACATTGGTATTGGTGGATCTGACCT TGGTCCCGTCATGGTCACCGAGGCTTTGAAACCCTACGGCCATCCCGACCTCACGCTGCACTTCGTTTCCAACATTGACGGCACACACATCGCCGAGGCTCTCAAGAACTCAGACCCCGAGACCACGCTTTTCTTGATTGCCTCCAAGACATTCACCACTGCTGAGACCACTACAAACGCCAACTCTGCCAAGACATGGTTCCTCGAGAAGGCAAAGGATGAGTCTCATATCGCCAAGCACTTCGTTGCTCTCTCGACCAACGCAGAGGAGGTCTCCAAGTTCGGAATCGACACGAAGAACATGTTCGGTTTCGAGTCATGGGTTGGTGGCCGCTACTCCGTATGGAGCGCCATTGGTCTCTCCGTTGCTCTCTACATCGGCTTCGATAACTTCCACCAGTTCCTTGCCGGTGCCAACGCCATGGACACTCACTTCCGCAAGACTCCTTTGGAAAAGAACATCCCCGTCCTCGGTGGTCTTCTGAGCGTGTGGTACAGTGACTTCTTTGGTGCCCAAACCCACCTCGTTGCACCTTTCGACCAGTACCTGCACCGTTTCCCCGCGTACCTCCAGCAGCTTTCTATGGAGAGCAACGGAAAGGCCATCACCCGCACCGGTGAATACGTCAAGTACACCACCGGCCCGATCCTGTTCGGTGAGCCCGCCACCAACGCCCAGCACagcttcttccagctgctccacCAGGGCACCAAGCTCATCCCTTCGGACTTCATCATGGCCGCCGAGTCGCACAACCCTGTTGAGAACGGAAAGCACCAGCGCATGCTGGCCTCCAACTTCCTTGCCCAGTCTGAGGCTCTGATGGTCGGCAAGACCCCTGAACAGGTCAAGGCTGAGGGCGCACCCGAGAACCTGGTGCCTCACAAGACCTTCCTTGGTAACCGCCCGACGacctccatcctcgcccagaAGATCACACCCGCTGCTCTTGGTGCATTGATCACCTACTACGAGCATGTGACATTCACCGAGGGAGCCATCTGGAACATCAACTCCTTCGACCAGTGGGGTGTCGAGCTGGGCAAGGTCcttgcgaagaagatccagaaggagctggagacagCGGGTGACGGTGGCGACCACGACTCTTCCACCAGCGGTCTGCTCCTTGCCTttaagaagaaggccaagctTGCGTAa
- a CDS encoding uncharacterized protein (COG:S;~EggNog:ENOG410PRDV;~InterPro:IPR000504,IPR012677,IPR035979;~PFAM:PF00076;~go_function: GO:0003676 - nucleic acid binding [Evidence IEA]) gives MAATQAASFNEIIKASRQKKKNEDLANKILGKNRRASAPGSGAGKAQNATPGGSLASRIGVTKRSASANLGSKANSKAPSAAAGRNTASNPKSTRRRRPDEDRLVSALNPENGQATVRNGGRGINIKGASAAPPVVIGSNFAPGTTAADIQSALEPVSGKIVSCWITSQKPTVSAEITFAEKSSAEKAVANFHNQRADGRVLSFQLSSSGSGAKTTTGSTFDNQREQADRERRSQRTADPAVQDGKFGFNEQNNQPVDSRNTGRGGRRGNRGRRNFGRNDRNGNQGSQETGLYSDEMMTDAPPTGPRNRGSRRQ, from the exons ATGGCCGCGACCCAGGCTGCTTCCTTCAACGAGATTATCAAAGCTA GtcgccagaagaagaaaaatgaAGATCTTGCGAACAAGATCCTAGGCAAGAACAGGAGGGCCAGCGCGCCCGGCTCGGGGGCTGGAAAGGCGCAGAATGCGACACCTGGCGGAAGCCTCGCAAGTCGGATCGGTGTGACAAAG CGCTCCGCATCCGCAAATCTCGGGTCGAAGGCCAACAGTAAAGCTCCATCTGCTGCCGCAGGGCGAAACACAGCATCAAACCCGAAATCTACACGTCGACGACGCCCTGACGAAGATCGCCTCGTGTCGGCACTCAACCCCGAAAATGGTCAGGCTACAGTACGCAACGGTGGTAGAGGGATCAACATCAAGGGCGCAAGCGCGGCACCCCCCGTTGTCATCGGGAGCAATTTCGCTCCCGGGACTACCGCAGCAGACATCCAATCGGCCCTCGAGCCCGTTTCTGGGAAAATAGTGAGCTGCTGGATCACTTCGCAAAAGCCGACGGTGTCGGCAGAAATCACTTTCGCCGAGAAGTCTTCGGCTGAGAAGGCTGTAGCCAATTTTCACAACCAAAGG GCCGACGGCAGGGTTCTTTCATTTCAGCTCAGTTCTTCCGGCTCGGGCGCAAAAACAACTACAGGATCTACCTTCGATAACCAACGCGAGCAAGCAGATCGTGAACGACGCTCACAACGGACAGCGGACCCCGCGGTTCAGGATGGTAAATTTGGCTTTAATGAGCAAAATAACCAACCAGTGGACTCCAGAAACACTGGCAGGGGCGGACGGAGAGGCAATAGGGGCAGAAGGAACTTTGGCAGAAATGACCGAAATGGAAACCAGGGAAGCCAGGAAACCGGCCTTTACAGCGACGAGATGATGACGGATGCGCCGCCTACAGGTCCCAGAAACAGGGGCAGCCGACGCCAATGA
- a CDS encoding uncharacterized protein (COG:A;~EggNog:ENOG410PIQ0;~InterPro:IPR002483,IPR036483,IPR034268,IPR035979;~PFAM:PF01480;~go_function: GO:0003676 - nucleic acid binding [Evidence IEA];~go_process: GO:0006397 - mRNA processing [Evidence IEA]), translated as MYNPYQPPGMYGRPPDFGAYPGAPPGMAPPPGMAAPGTAPPGMQQANVQQPGRPGGFPPNFQPPPNMPNINFSAPVIRLGTSGPAKSATPDMSKERGSDGPGRRAGLGSTSLESQRQNVRDAMMQLQPPTRDEILRTIFVGGITEGVGGDDGVERILRSAGSLRRWIRATDADEKPCKFGFAEYEDPESLGTAVEVLKDVQVPVKRQTSSNTEDKEDSEVEKSTLLVVIDESSLTYLEQYEGTREDQEPAERQSKLDSAKNTLSSVLHELFHPTSPMQKEDASAIDREGDTSMKDAEGQDGTPAEVVTIPITVDDELSDIPPEMRATVAKEIAAFRDRSNRRDIERLKREEEIESMERARNSGSRVNRLASPPPSAPSGPAAGANGVPLGSRERGMPNAPSGPKGFGVQIPKDYQKGVAFVNGGSVNGATTVYIDREEEDSDADDEELERRRQEKRETELEKQYLDQERRWLNRERSRTAALEREKKRDKEEEAKVQEVRDEADKRLSEWNDDAEASRKSSEYYADRGAWLRSRAAYRAREVSMDEADRAAEERERARSVQQKEQARGMADDFLARQAEELETRMEAPREPQRFKLSLGAAAQKAQAATSRRTVAEVEGLLEDEEEPEATARRPLIPIKFESAAEAAGLTEEERAQAARQLAAEIPADKEGLWKWEVKWDFVDESVVSDQLKPFVEKKIVEYLGVQEQMLVDVVEEHIRKRAPPQELVEQLEEALDEEAEVLVRKLWRMIIFFSESEKRGLSG; from the exons ATGTATAATCCTTACCAAC CTCCGGGCATGTATGGCCGCCCGCCAGACTTCGGTGCCTATCCAGGAGCACCTCCAGGTATGG CACCTCCTCCAGGAATGGCCGCACCTGGCACCGCTCCTCCCGGGATGCAGCAAGCCAACGTTCAACAGCCTGGTCGACCGGGCGGGTTCCCCCCAAACTTTCAACCGCCTCCGAATATGCCAAACATCAATTTCTCCGCCCCCGTAATCCGACTGGGTACATCGGGCCCAGCGAAATCCGCTACTCCGGATATGAGCAAAGAACGTGGCTCCGACGGGCCCGGTAGACGCGCGGGGCTAGGGTCTACAAGTTTGGAATCTCAGCGCCAGAATGTGCGCGATGCGATGATGCAGCTACAGCCGCCTACCAGGGATGAGATTTTGCGAACCATATTCGTTGGAGGGATCACGGAAGGTGTGGGTGGTGACGACGGCGTGGAAAGAATTCTGCGGTCAGCGGGTAGTCTTCGACGCTGGATCCGCGCCACCGATGCGGATGAAAAGCCGTGCAAGTTCGGTTTCGCAGAGTACGAGGACCCTGAGAGTCTAGGTACAGCTGTGGAAGTGCTAAAGGACGTGCAAGTTCCTGTGAAGAGACAGACGTCGTCTAACACAGAGGACAAAGAAGACAGTGAGGTGGAAAAGAGCACGCTTTTG GTTGTTATCGATGAGAGTTCACTCACGTACTTAGAACAATACGAAGGCACCAGGGAAGATCAAGAACCCGCTGAGCGCCAGTCGAAGTTGGATTCCGCGAAGAATACGCTTTCAAGCGTGTTACATGAGCTTTTCCATCCTACATCGCCCATGCAGAAAGAGGACGCTTCCGCGATTGACCGGGAGGGTGACACTTCCATGAAAGATGCTGAGGGCCAGGATGGTACGCCCGCAGAAGTCGTTACCATCCCAATAACGGTCGATGATGAATTGTCCGATATCCCGCCCGAGATGAGGGCAACAGTTGCCAAGGAAATCGCCGCTTTCCGCGACCGAAGCAACCGCCGAGACATTGAACGCTTGAAGCGAGAGGAGGAGATCGAGTCAATGGAGAGGGCCCGGAATTCTGGCTCTAGAGTCAATCGACTAgcatcccctcctccatctgCGCCAAGCGGACCTGCAGCTGGTGCGAATGGGGTTCCCCTGGGTTCGCGAGAGCGTGGAATGCCCAATGCGCCCTCAGGGCCTAAAGGGTTCGGTGTGCAAATACCAAAGGACTACCAGAAAGGCGTCGCGTTTGTCAATGGTGGCTCTGTTAATGGAGCTACCACCGTGTACATTGACCgtgaggaagaagactcGGATgctgacgacgaggagcttgagCGAAGACGCCAGGAAAAGCGCGAAACGGAACTAGAGAAGCAATACCTAGACCAAGAGCGACGCTGGCTCAATCGTGAGAGGAGCAGGACTGCCGCTTTGGAGCGTGAGAAGAAGCGagacaaggaagaagaagccaaggTCCAAGAAGTGCGCGATGAGGCTGACAAGCGGTTGAGCGAATGGAATGACGACGCTGAGGCTAGTCGGAAATCTAGCGAGTACTACGCCGACCGAGGTGCATGGCTACGAAGCCGTGCTGCGTACCGGGCTCGCGAGGTCAGCATGGATGAGGCGGACCGTGCGGCAGAAGAGCGGGAACGGGCACGATCCGTCCAACAAAAAGAACAGGCTCGTGGTATGGCGGACGACTTCCTTGCGCGCCAGGCCGAGGAACTGGAAACCAGAATGGAGGCCCCGCGCGAACCACAGCGCTTCAAGCTTTCTCTCGGAGCGGCTGCACAAAAGGCACAGGCTGCCACGAGCCGCCGGACTGTTGCCGAAGTCGAGGGCCTAttggaagacgaagaagagcccGAAGCTACGGCCAGGCGGCCGCTTATCCCGATCAAGTTCGAGAGTGCGGCCGAAGCTGCCGGGCTTAccgaagaagagcgagcACAAGCTGCGCGACAACTCGCCGCGGAAATTCCAGCAGACAAGGAAGGACTATGGAAGTGGGAAGTCAAATGGGATTTCGTGGACGAGTCTGTGGTCAGCGACCAGCTCAAGCCCTTTGTGGAAAAGAAGATCGTGGAGTATCTGGGTGTGCAGGAACAGATGCTGGTGGACGTAGTGGAAGAGCATATTCGCAAGCGCGCCCCTCCCCAGGAGCTTGTAGAACAGTTGGAAGAG GCactcgacgaggaggccgaagTCCTTGTTCGGAAACTTTGGCGAAtgatcatcttcttctcagAAAGCGAGAAGAGAGGTCTCTCGGGGTAA
- a CDS encoding mitochondrial 37S ribosomal protein bS21m (COG:S;~EggNog:ENOG410PT0J;~InterPro:IPR001911;~PFAM:PF01165;~go_component: GO:0005840 - ribosome [Evidence IEA];~go_function: GO:0003735 - structural constituent of ribosome [Evidence IEA];~go_process: GO:0006412 - translation [Evidence IEA]): MEMRSLTRCLRSRPTTTATTSLLSTRQSTLGQTQFFLARQTPQALRFSTSSPNSNGKQPPRPTRTQSLRTKADANIDDILDQLNLSTNRRNRNRQTQQKTGQDASSADGAPGTGLAANEPISAPGSPQSRQDRRKIDLKLGPVLGREVSVAPERGRDLESSIKRLERLLKENNVKSQMIAQKFHVRRGQMKKNLKMTRWRKLFKYSFSHMVNKIQRMRRQGW; the protein is encoded by the coding sequence ATGGAGATGCGATCCTTAACCCGCTGCCTCCGTTCGAGGCCGACAACAACGGCGACGacctctctcctctccactcGTCAATCAACACTCGGTCAGACTCAATTCTTCCTGGCCCGGCAAACACCCCAGGCTCTTcgcttctcaacctcctccccaaacTCCAACGGCAAACAACCCCCTCGACCCACGCGAACCCAGAGCCTCCGCACAAAGGCCGATGCCAACAtcgacgacatcctcgaccagctgaATCTCAGCACGAACCGCAGGAACCGGAACCGCCAGACACAACAGAAGACCGGTCAGGATGCTTCATCCGCAGACGGCGCGCCGGGAACTGGCCTTGCAGCCAACGAACCCATATCAGCACCTGGTTCACCGCAGTCAAGACAAGACCGCCGCAAGATCGACCTTAAGCTTGGACCTGTCCTTGGGCGTGAAGTGTCCGTTGCGCCGGAGCGCGGGCGTGATTTGGAGTCGTCCATAAAGCGGCTGGAGCGTCTTCTTAAGGAGAACAACGTGAAGAGCCAGATGATTGCCCAAAAGTTTCATGTGAGGAGAGgtcagatgaagaagaatctGAAAATGACGCGGTGGAGGAAACTGTTTAAGTATTCGTTCTCGCATATGGTTAATAAGATTCAGAGAATGAGGCGGCAGGGGTGGTAG
- a CDS encoding phosphatase YCH1 (BUSCO:EOG092658QH;~COG:D;~EggNog:ENOG410QDRU;~InterPro:IPR001763,IPR036873;~PFAM:PF00581) — MSSITIATLPRMSREALSALLLSASTPSKLAIIDVRDSDHIGGHIHSSTWIPSSSLDHRMPELVRTLQDKEKVVFHCALSQQRGPSAALRYARERERMLGGDTEESHKQEVLVLEGGFVQWQEKYGKDVRLTEAYVEDIWQEY; from the exons ATGTCTTCCATTACGATCGCAACGCTTCCGCGCATGAGTCGCGAGGCCCTTTCcgcccttctcctctctgcatccacccccagcaaACTGGCAATCATTGACGTGCGGGACTCAG ACCATATCGGCGGCCACATTCACTCCTCAACCTGGATCCCTAGCTCCTCGCTAGACCACCGCATGCCCGAACTCGTGCGCACGCTGCAAGACAAGGAGAAAGTTGTTTTCCACTGCGCGCTCAGCCAGCAGCGTGGCCCGTCAGCTGCACTGCGATATGCGCGGGAGCGTGAGAGAATGCTTGGTGGAGACACCGAAGAGAGCCACAAGCAGGAGGTTCTTGTGCTCGAGGGCGGATTTGTGCAGTGGCAGGAGAAGTATGGAAAGGATGTTAGATTGACGGAGGCTTATGTTGAGGATATTTGGCAGGAGTATTGA